Within Vicia villosa cultivar HV-30 ecotype Madison, WI linkage group LG1, Vvil1.0, whole genome shotgun sequence, the genomic segment agggTGTTAATCccaaagaatcgaggtattcaagaggtgtacacttcttgtcactcgatctgtcggtatggtttaaagagagttttaaaagaagaaactcgacgttggatcgagaaattatttgtaACCACTTGGCGTTGGACGAAGGTTTATTgactttgaatgaaatgaatataatgtttttggtatttttaacaataaaagagaaataaaaagtttaattaaaacatatttttgtgttttgCAATATTTAACAATTAAGACAATTATCAAAATTAAGCTAAAGTATaaacatttaaatgaaataaaatatggTGGGATAAAGAAATTAAGATGGAGGTGTCAATTAAAAGGATATGCTAGGCCCAAATTGGTAAGAGGCCcaagaacataaataaaaaaaactaacaacaAAGGGGGTGTAAAGATCGGACCAGATGTAAAATGAGTAAATTCGCGTGGGCTTGTTGGTTAAAGGCCCAAAGATTAAATCATAACAAGCAAGTCAAAACATGCTAGGGGTGTTTATAGAAAAACGGTGGTAATGTTATAGCAAGACGAAAACGGGCCAGTTTGAAGGAAAACCGAACCGGGTTCGGTTTGGCCCATGCGGAAACAAAAACCTAAAAAACAAACTCAGAAAGTCAGTGCCTCTTTTCTCTTATCTCCTCGTTCTAGATTTCCAGAGAGAAAAAGAAACGTTTTCATCTGTTTATCGATCTCTCACCCTATTCATTATCTCTCGTCAATCTCTCGCTCTCTCTTTCGATGCTCTCTCTCGATCTCATCTCTCACCGTTCTAAACCTAACAAAACAACAATCTTCTCTTCATCATTTATTCTAAGAAAAACTCAATCAAATGATATATTTACAACAAACAGTGGAGGATTAAACAAGCCAACACGAATAATGAACACATCGTACACCAACAACAACCAAACAAGCCAACAATAATTATGAACAAAAGATATAAAATCAAACAACGATTGAAACGAAATTACCGATCCGGACGTTCCCGAAGTGACGAAATCCTAAATGACTTTTCCAATTCTTCGTTTATTCTTCGCTTATTCTTCTTCGTTTTTTGCTTATGCgatttgttgtttgttgttgttttgtgatGTGTTGTAGTGACAGCTCTTGAGTTGAACTTTGCAGGTTCTGGGGGAATACGGTTAAAGGTTTAGTGATGTTGTTGAATGAAGGTAGTGAGTTAAGGATCGGGTGGTGGTTGCCGTGAAATTTGATATGTGGGTTTCTGAGTTGGTGAGTTTGCTGGGTTGCTTCAAAGGGCTAATGGTTTGGTGATGGAAAAGAGGTTGAGGGATGGTTTTGTTTAACATGAATATTGATTTTGGAGGAAGAGTGAGGGAGGTAGTCGTGAAGCTGAAGTTCTGGTTTGTGAGGATGAGTTCATTTTTGTGCAGAGCTTTTGATATTTTCTCTCCCCCCCCCTGAATGAAGGTAGTGAGTTAAGGATCAGGTGGTGGTTGCCGTGAAATGTGATACGTGGGTTTCTGAGTTGGTGAGTTTGCAGGGTTGCTTCAAAGGGATTATGGTTTGGTATTGGAAAAGAGGTTGAgggatggttttgtttaatatgAATATTGATTTTGGAGGAAGAGTGATGGAGGTAGTCGTGAAGCTGAAGTTCTGGTTTCTGAGGATGAGTTCATTTTTGTGTAGAGCTTTTGATATTTTTTCTCCCCCCTTAATGAAGGTAGTGAGTTAAGGATCGGGTGGTGGTTGCCGTGAAATTTGATATGTGGGTTTCTGAGTTGGTGAGTTTGCAGGGTTGCTTCAAAGGGCTTATGGTTTGGTGATGGAAAAGAGGTTGAgggatggttttgtttaatatgAATATTGATTTTGGAGGAAGAGTGAGGGAGGTAGTCGTGAAGCTGAAGTTCTGGTTTGTGAGGATGAGTTCATTTTTGTGCAGAGCTTTTGATATTTtctctcccccccccccccttgaATGAAGGTAGTGAGTTAAGGATCAGGTGGTGGTTGCCGTGAAATGTGATACGTGGGTTTCTGAGTTGGTGAGTTTGCAGGGTTGCTTCAAAGGGATTATGGTTTGGTGATGGAAAAGAGGTTGAgggatggttttgtttaatatgAATATTGATTTTGGAGGAAGAGTGATGGAGGTAGTCGTGAAGCTGAAGTTCAGGTTTGTGAGGATGAGTTCATTTTTGTGCAGAGCTTTTGATATTTtttctcccccccccccccttgaATGAAGGTAGTGAGTTAAGGATCGGGTGGTGGTTGCCGTGAAATTTGATACGTGGGTTTCTGAGTTGGTGAGTTTGAAGGGTTGCTTCAAAGGGATTATGGTTTGGTGATGAAAAAGAGGTTGAAggatggttttgtttaatatgAATATTGATTTTGGAGGAAGAGTGAGGGAGGTAGTCGTGAAGCTGAAGTTCTGGTTTGTGAGGATGAGTTCATTTTTGTGTAGAGCTTTTGATATTTTTTCTCCCCCCCTGAATGAAGGTAGCGAGTTAAGGATCGGGTGGTGGTTGCCGTGAAATTTGATATGTGGGTTTCTGAATTGGTGAGTTTGCAGGGTTGCTTCAAAGGGCTTATGGTTTGGTGATGGAAAAGAGGTTGAGGGATGGTTTTGTTAAATATGAATATTGATTTTGGAGGAAGAGTGAGGTAGGTAGTCATGAAGCTGAAGTTCGTTCATTTTTGTGCAGAGCTTTTGATATTTTCTCTCCCCCCCCCCTTTGATATGTTGTTGTTGAGCTTTTTATAGAGGGGTTAAAGTGAGTTTTGGGGGGAAAATTTGGTGGCTTTCAAACTTTTACGGTATACTGTTTTTGTGCTTTGCAAAATGCAGGTTTGTTATGGCAACCTTGGTGAAATATTTGgcttgtttttgcaggttttggaaCAGATTATGCAGGTTTTGGCATATTGTGGGAGCAGAAATTTTGGACTGTTGTAGCAGGCTTAGAAACGTGAAAGACAACAACCATATACctctttgtttgtttttgtttgacttgtaccaaaaagaaagaaaaatgggcTTATAACAAAATGGTCAATGGGCctcattttcaaatattttgtcCTTTGTACATAATACAAAATGCTAAACTAAACTAAAATATTAAtcctaataaaataaaactatatatatatttaaaactaaacattttataaatgaaattaaactaaaaatgaaatacatatatattttttttttaaaaaaaactatggaGTCTAAAATGAAACTCTAAAAAAAATGGTAACTCGAATTAAATATGCGAAgatatgatgattgaatgatgaatGTGACACAACCAAATAGACAAAATGcatagggcaaaaattggggtgcgacaccgGTCTGTAATGTAGTACACAGACAAGATATAAACAATTTCACACAGTACTGAAAGGTAAATAACACAAGTGATTGTTGTAACAACCCGGGCCCCTCGCAAGGCGCTCCCGGCACTGCCACCTCACGaacttctctacccccctcactagtagagtttttgcctttcgtgggaatcgaaccctgtaccctggagttcaagtacatgttcaatctatttccactaccaattgagctatagcggttaggggtggcaaagcgggtTGCCCGCCCCGTCCAGCCATATGCCCACAAAAAAAAGAGCGGAGCGGGTAAGCCCGCCAATTTAAAATAGGCATAAAAACCTAGCTCATCCCACCAAGGTGACGggttacttaaaaaatattgcatatattcacaactaaatgtataaaataaaaccatcaaatttgtattaaaaaattatgagacaattatgatgggTGAATAcacaaattttttatgaaaacacaaatttgttattctttttatttttatatacatttttaactaccactatattatatatatttacgcACGGGTAGAtaactacttaattatttttttaatttttctactaaaatatacattttggACGGGTTGACACTATTTAATTTGTACATTTTTTATATGCATTTCTTGATCATCGCTATaccatatttatttactatttataatgatATTGCACGACCCATGCAAACCCTTGGGTTATATACTCGattttatatatgtatgtatgaagTGTACTACATCATATAGTCATATATTTTTCAACACAATTTCTATGTTTATGTTGACAACTATTacaatttgaaaattttgttattctttttatattttatatacattttaaatatcactatattatatttatttactatttataacgacATTGTGCGACCCGTTCGAACGCACAAATAGACAATCGATTTAATTTATATGTGTAAAGTGTAATAGATCATATACTCATATATTTTTCAACATAATTTTTATGTATATCCTAACCATTACTACAACTTAataaattaagttaatatttatgTGACAATCatcattaaaactttttttctcttaatttgtatatcttttatatacatGCGAACGAATGGATAGATAATCGATTTTATATGTGTGAAGTGTACTAGATCATATATTCATACATTTTTCAACATAATTGTTATGTATATCCTGATCATTACTACAacttaatatattaaattaatatttatgagACAATCATCATTAAAACTTTTTTCCCCTTAATTTGTATATACTTTTTAaactataattatataatatttatttattatttatatcgactttgcgCGATCCGTACGAACGCACGAGACCCTTTACTAGTTAATCtatataatatttgtttaatatttttattgactTTGTGTGATCTGTCCGAGCGCACGATTTCTTTACTAGTTAATCATAAAAGTTATTCTCAAACCGATTcatcttataataaaaaattgtataaaaaatttaattaaaaatatggcttagaaaccaaacacatttaattaaaaatattttctctccTCATCTATCCTGAACCAAAACTTGGTTTAGGAATCTTGGAAACTTAAGAgccaaatttttttttgaaagttattATTCTTAAATTAGGAAGTTTAGTTGGCTTGGGAATCCAGTCAAAATTCTCTTACGAAAGCCGTTTCCCAATTACTGTGAAAACCTTGTATGCGtaaaattttgtttaataaaGTAAATTTAGCCTCCTCAATTCCTATTCTTCCTTGTTAACtaatttgtttgaaattttgaaaattaaaaaatcatgttttttcatCGTTAAATTCATTGTCAATATTTGTTCTTAGCTGCCACGTTAACAAAACCTAATACCGACCATAaataaagtttttaaaaatttcattGATATAAAATCCTAATCGATTCAAAGGCAAAATTAAAAGTTAATCTATatttaatttcattaattaaattattaattttgcaaaccaaataaacaaaactatggaaaaaacattaaaatctttgagttttaaataaaacttcattctttttgaatttctttttattaATATCTTTAGTCAACACTCTCTCCGTTCAAAATTAAACAaagaatattaattaataattttgacTGTCTACATATTTTCTATAATAATCTTTATTAGCCTCTTTGAATTAATTCTATCATCTGTATAAtacgtattaaattaaatttactgTATCAGTGTACCCAAAAAAATTCAATGTATCAAATATATGAATACATTTAATTTGGaatttatatttgtattatttctaaaaaaaagagaaaatgggtgatgcactgacagtgtaaaaaagttttacactgtcaaccaatcacaaccatgaatCAGAACAAgtcagactgtaattttaaaaaaacttatatgacatgacaaaacgatttgtttctattggatgacagtgtaaaacttttttacactgtcactgcactacctttaacctcaaaaaaaaattcttataaatatatgtgtctcattttaaaactattgtaAGTTCTATACCACAAAATATAATCacattcaaagaaaaaaaattagttagAGGTCCAATGTCTCTATCAACCAGAAAACTTCTCTTTCTATGTGTCTTGATGTTTATATCAATTCACAATGTTCTCGGAGATTATGTAGTTATTACTAACTCTTTGAAACACGGTCTAGACCTAACCATTCATTGTAAATCAAGAGACGATGATTTGgggattcatcttcttcatcgtGGTCAGAGCTCTAGTTGGAAATTCGGACGTAACAtattatttagaaacacattatttTACTGTTCCTTTCAATGGGAAGGTGACTTTCGTTGGTTTGATATATACAAACAAACAAGAGATCAAGATAGATGTGTTTCATGCTATTGGTTTATAAAAGAGTCAGGACCATGTCTGGTTCTCTCTCTAAACGTCAAGATTTGTTATACTTGGAATGAGTAGTTTTTATTGTAAAAGATTTTATATCATAATATTGTTGAAAGTTTCAGTTGTTCTGTTGTTGTACATGCACTTGTACTTTTGACGAATAGAAAGATTTGGTTGCTAGATgtcccaaaaaaaaattatttacaaactACACATTATAGGATTTCCGTTGAAATTTtgtttaacaaaattaaatatagtttggtatttttattaaattggtGAAGTTAAAGGGTGATTGTTGAAATTCTGGTTTCAGGACTGTTTGGGTATAATTATTGATATTCATGTTGTTTTGTTACCTCTTAAGGCGTGGTTAGGATTAAAGttaattgcattatttttatgattattgtAACCTCGCGACTTTTAGTGTTAGATAGGAAGAATAGGAATAGGTGCTCACAAGGTGTTAAATGATTTGAATGTTCTAGGATTATGTTAATGATGATAATATATAAATGTTATCTTGAGTGGATTTCCAATTTAAATCTCTTCGTAATAAAAACACTAAGATAGCCAGCCCCTTTACTTGTTTCAACTCATCTTTACCTTGAATATAGTGTTTTAAAAAACGATCTGCGACTGCGAAAACATCCGCAACAAAACGGTTTTGGAAAATGCCGAAATCGATACCGTTATCACCGTTTTCTATATTGAAGAACAAATTGTGGTTAGTTCACACCACGACGATCGTAATACATCTGTACCGACCGTGTGAACATGTAACCTCATGAGTATGAAACTTCACATTTgccattgatgaatgaaagaaagCATAAGATGCAtgctatgaagaagaagaagagtgcaAGTTTTGTATTATTCATCTCAAAGAGGATCTCAAAGAGGAGTGAAGGTTACAATGATTATTATATAGCTAGCTAGAGTGAAGTAACTAACTTGTCTAACTAACTAACAAACATTTAACCAACTAACTAACTCTACACAGTTAGTTAGTAATTGTACACGTGGGCTTTTCCTTTTCAGTTTCAGCATTCACAGCCCCCCTCAAGCTGGAAATGACTGCTTGTTTCTTCCTCTTCCAACTAATTAGAGAGTCACCAAGGAAGAAGCATATGCCAGAGGTAGAGCGACGAGTGTCAAGACAAGCTCCCCATTCTGAATCAGAGAAGTCAGTCAAACGTAAAGCAGAAGTGGATTTAAAAAGAAGTCCCTGACCAGGATTGCTTTTAAGGTATTTTAACACATGGATGGTAGCAAGCATGTGTTTTTTTGTGGGATTGGCAAGGAATTGGGAGAGTTTGCTTACAGCATATGCTATTTCTGGACGAGTGTGGGTGAGATACAACAAACGACCAAGAAGCATTCTATAAGTAGAAGGTTCAGAAATGGGATTGCCAAAGGTCTGATGAAGCTATAGGTGAGGTTGCATGGGTGTGGCACAAGGTTTTGCACCAAGAAGACCAGCATCCGAAATGAGATCAAGGGCATATTTCCTTTAACTAATGAAAATGCCTTGTGTGCTGCGAGCAACTTCAAACCCTAGAAAGTATTTGAGTGCTCCTAAGTCTTTGATGCTAAATTTTTCATCAAGCAATGATTTGGTGTGTGTGATTTCATCAGGATCAGTACCTCCTATGACCAAGTCGTCAACATATACTAAGATCACAGTGAAACCTTGAGATGATTGCTTAGTGAAGAGAGAATAGTCTGCCTTGGACTGTAAGTAACCAGAATTGGTGAGTGTGTCAGACAGTTTAGTGTTCCATTGACGACtggcttgtttcaaaccatatagTGAACGTTGTTGCTTGCAAACAAGATTAGGCTGAGGTAAATCCAGACCTAGAGGAGCCTTCATGTACCTCTTCATGGAGATCTCCATGAAGGAAGGTTGTGTTAACATCAAGCTGGAACAATGGCCAATGGTTTATTGCTGCAATAGCTAGAAGTACTCGAATGGTGGTCATCTTCACTACAGGACTAAATGTATCTGTGTAATCAAGACCTTCAGTTTGTGTAAAACCCTTAGCAACCAATCGGGCTTTATATCTCTCAATAGTTCCATTGGCATGCAATTTCACTTTAAACACCCATTTGCAACCAATGGCCTTCTTATGTGGAGGCAAATGTACAAGATCCCATGTCTTGGTTTTAATCAAAGTAGCCAACTCAGCCTGAATAACCTTTTTCCAATTTGCATTGCAAATAGTATTCTCATAGGATTGAGGTTCATGGATAGAAGAAATATTCAAAATGAAATGCTTATGAGTAGGTGACAAGAAATCATAATTGAGAACATTAGCAATAGGATACTTAccaagagaagaagatgatgagccAGCTGAATTTAAAAGAGTGGATGCATCTGCCAAGAGTGTGAAATGATAGTCCTTAAGGTAAGAAGGTGGTTGTACATGTCTGGTTGATTTTCTAATAGGGTTTGTGTCAGGTTGAGTAATTGTGGTATGTAAGGGTGAACTGACATTAGGAGAAGATGAGTGAGTTTCAAGGGATGATGAATTGGGACTAGTTGAGGTAGGTTGAGGGCAGGGATCAAAAGTGGATTGAGGAGGATTGGAGGATTCAATCATGAATTGAGTGTCAAACAAGTCATCAAAGGTTGAACTCTGAGTTTGAGAGTTTGAGGATTAGAAGGAGAAGCTTGAGTATTGGTTTGAGGGTTGATTTTGTATGGAAAgacagtttaaaaaaaatatgacatCTCTAGAAAGAAATAATTCTTTGCATTGAAGATCAAACAGAAGACGTCCTTTCACTCTAGTTTTATAACCTAAATATATACATTTCCTGGACCTGGAGTCTAATTTCCTTCTATTGGCTTTCGAGGTGGTGGCATAGCACAATGAGCCAAAGACTTTAAGGTATGACATGTCAGGTAGGGTGTTGTGAAGGAATTGGTAAGGTGACTTGTGCTCTAAGAAAAGGGTTGGTAATCTATTGATAATGTGGACAGAATAGCTAAATGCATGTGCCCAAAAAACGTGTGGTAAGTGGGATTGAAACAAGAGAGCTCTAGTAGTACCAAGTATATGTTGGTGTTTCCTCTCAACAattccattttgttgaggggtcCGTCCCTACACAAGATGTTTGGTGTGTGATGCCACATTTTTGATAAAAAGCATGGAGTTTAAATTCATGGCCATTATCAGATCTGATGCATTTTGTTTGGCAGTTGAATtgagttttaaccaaagctaCAAAGGATTGAATAATTGTTGTAGTTTCAGATTTTTGTTTCATTAGGAAGAGCCATGTGAATCTACTCTTATCATCTACAACAGTGAGGAAATACCTAAACCCCATCATAGAAGGGGTATCCAATGGTCCCCATATATCCATGTGGAGAAGATCAAAAATAGATTCAGACACATGGTCAATAAGAGAAAAGGGCAGTCTCTTTTGTTTGGCATAGAAGCACACATCACACGGTAAAGCAATTTTGACAGTTTTGATAAAAGGAAAGATTTTATTGAGTTCAAGAAGTTTGGCATGTGAAGTATGCCCAAGTCTAAGATGCCATGGGCTACAATTGGAAGAATCAGTATTTGGTTTGTTTACTAAGGAATTAATAACATGGCTGGGTGGATTGGGAAATAAGGAAATGGAAGGAGTCTTGAGCAGATACAATCCACCATGCAATTCAGTTGTGCCAATCATCTTCTTGGAGGACAAATCCTATATGACACAAGCAACATTAGTAAACATGAGATGACAGTTGAGACTTTTGGTTAATTTTGGAACTAAAATGAGATTGAATGAAAAATCAGGCATATACAAAACATTTGTAAGGTAAAAAGACTCAGTAAACTTAACAGTGCCTGCAAGGTTTGTTGTTACAAGGCTACAATTAGGGAGTTTTATGGTAATGGGCTTGATACGTTTTATGCATTGAAAAAATTTATGAGTGTAACACACATGGTCTGTTACACCCGTGTCAAGGATGAAAGTATCATGATGGAATGAACTAGGGAATGTACAAATGATACCTGAGTTGGGAATGTTATGAGAGGTAAGTTGATTAATGCTATGAGATTGTATTTGTGAAGCATCTTGAAGTAAGGCTAGTAAGGCTTTATGCTGCTCAGGAGTAAAAGCCAATCCAGGGGATGCTTGGACATTAGCTTCAGAATCATCCCCTGGCTGAACCTCTGACTTGTCTTATGAGGTAGTTTAATTGTTAACTGCACCAACTGCACCATCTATTTTTCAATTGGGGGGATAACCGTGCTTTTTGAAGCAAGTATCAATGGTGTGATTTGTCATGCCACAATGTGTACAGACATGATTTCCTTTACCTCTTCCACCAGCAATTCTACCACGTCTGAGATTACTTCTTCCTCGAGCATAGGAATTACCTCATGTCTGAGAATCACGACTGTTATTGGGAGCAGCCAATATTTTTGATTCATCAAGAGGAATATGAACTTGCCTTTCTTGCTGAACAAGTAAAGAATAGACTTTGCATATGTTTGGTAAAGGATCCATTAGCAAAATCTGAGATCTAATAGCAGCATATTGATCAGTCAATCCCTTTAAGAAACGAATATCTTGATCACTATCTCTATATGTGTGAATCTTAAGGAGAGCACAACAAGAGGGATCACATTCACAAGTAGGAATAGGGCGAAAATTATCTAATTCTTGCCATAAAATTTTCAGTTTAGTGTAGTAAGAAGAAATGGAAGAATCACCTTGCTTAAGGGTACAAATTTCTTCTTGTAAATCAGAAATGCGAAATACATCACCTTGGTAAAATCGTTCCTTCAACTCATTCCACATGTCAGCTGCATTATCCATCCATAGAATGCTTTGAGCTATTTCTTGTTCAGCATAATTCTTGATCCATGACATGATCATGGTGTTGCACCTATCCCAAGCAATTGAATTGAAGTCGAGATCTGCAGGGCGAGGCAAGACGCCATGGATGAAGTGCAGTTTGTTCTTGGACCGGAGATCCATAGTCATCGAGCGAGACCAAGAATAATAGTTGCTGCTTGAGAGAAGGGGAGTGACGAGAATTAACGCAGGATTCTCGTTTGGGTGCATGAAGTATGGATTGAGAGTATCAGTTTGATACCCTTTATGTTGGTTGCGAGCAGTGGATTCACCATGGACGCTTCCCTCGGTATTGGTTGACATGGTGAAAAGAATGGAACAAGATAAAGAACGATCACAGagaagtgaagaagatgatgatggagatgAAGAAACTTGCGTAAAACAGCGGAAGAAAAGGATCACAGGTCGATGGTACCATGTGAACATGCAATCTCATGAGTATGGAACTTCACATTTGCCATTGATGAATGAACTAAAGCATAAGATGCATGCTACGAAGAAGAAGACGATGAGTGCAAGTTTTGTATTATTCATCTCAAAGAGGAGTGAAGGTTACAATGATTATTATATAGCTAGCTAGAGTGAAGTAACTAACTTGTCTAACTAACTAACAAACATTTAACCAACTAACTAACTCTACACAGTTAGTTAGTAATTGTACACGTGGGTTTTTCCTCTTCAGTTTCAGCATTCACGACCGTGACGCGACCACGACCGTTTAAAACGTTAACCTTGCACTTACCGTTTAGTCGTTCATCTACAAAGTCTAAACACAAGGTGAGTTAACCATTTAAGTGAAGTTCTTACTACATCTATAAAGTCTCTTTGTAGCCAACTACGTCACTTCTAACTTATTACCACTCTCAAAACAAAATCGTAATATATCAGAGATGTCCAAACATCTCTAAGAGGCATCTCGACATGTAAGTAATCCTATACATTATAGAGTAATATCATGTTATCTTGGACGCCTATATAATCCACAAATTTTAACTGCAACGGTTTTCTACAATTGAGTCTAGTGTATAGAATTATCAACATCCTACTATTTTATGGTCCCGCACCAACATATAGTACACTCAACtaattaatttatcaataaaaaaatcaatattttataggtttaattgtaattttagtttccctattttatcttttttattttattttaatccttttgctttaattcttttattttaaatactatTTAAGTATCCTTTTTAAGTTTTCTAAGTAATTTGTCTTcctattttgcttttttctgcaaaattagtctatatttttctctttttcgaCAGAAAATTTAAAAGGAGAACCAAAATCATAGTTTTAAAAATGGAGGgaccaaaattaaaataaagacaaAATAGGAGAACCAAAGGTACAATTAAACCTATTTTCTATTTATTGTAATTCATAATTACTTAActgaattaattattttatttattattaatatttatattattttctatAATCTATGTTTGCCAAAGACTTGAgacaatttttctttaaaaaaaaaaagtaagataAATAATAGTCGTGTATTTTATAAATTCTTATCTTAAaggttttttaaaattttgtctcAATTTCATCTTAATATTTTATAGAGATTTTGAGACGTaatataaaaaaagtaaaataaataaaaatttgttttatatttaaaatcCATCTCAAAGTCTATATATAGAACAGAAATCCGTCTCAAATCTATCTCGGTATATTATACATATTTGAAACAGAATTCTCAATGGTtaccaattaaatatttttatttggaaaTTGTTATCTCAATGAATTGCAttacaacaaacaaaaaaaaaagttaatgttGTTGTAACAAATGGTTGCAAATATATAGTTgtattttgttaatattttattatatttgattACTATTTAAATGTTaatctaatataattttttatatttatttataactttTACTTTATCGTACACTACAAGAAATGTGTTGTCTAGCCACGTGAAGTAGTGATTTGATTATCACGTGGGTAATAAAAAGTAGTTGTGACGTGATAAACACGTcactaaaaattttaatattaaaatatcaaacATAACATAAATATTGTGTCaggtttttgtttttaaaaaaaatagttgtgacgtgggaatcacgtcgcaacaataaaattaatctaaaaaattaaataagcggGGACATTCACATGGGGgtaatttgaaaattttcaaaattttaggaGTGACGTGTA encodes:
- the LOC131660327 gene encoding uncharacterized mitochondrial protein AtMg00240-like produces the protein MLLGRLLYLTHTRPEIAYAVSKLSQFLANPTKKHMLATIHVLKYLKSNPGQGLLFKSTSALRLTDFSDSEWGACLDTRRSTSGICFFLGDSLISWKRKKQAVISSLRGAVNAETEKEKPTCTITN
- the LOC131660341 gene encoding uncharacterized protein LOC131660341, with amino-acid sequence MSTNTEGSVHGESTARNQHKGYQTDTLNPYFMHPNENPALILVTPLLSSSNYYSWSRSMTMDLRSKNKLHFIHGVLPRPADLDFNSIAWDRCNTMIMSWIKNYAEQEIAQSILWMDNAADMWNELKERFYQGDVFRISDLQEEICTLKQGDSSISSYYTKLKILWQELDNFRPIPTCECDPSCCALLKIHTYRDSDQDIRFLKGLTDQYAAIRSQILLMDPLPNICKVYSLLVQQERQVHIPLDESKILAAPNNSRDSQT